One Serinicoccus chungangensis genomic window carries:
- the ppgK gene encoding polyphosphate--glucose phosphotransferase: MGKKHDVLGIDIGGSGIKGAPVDLEAGEFATERQRIPTPEESTPDAVAEVVAEIVTTFHDDLDKHAPVGITVPAVVHHGTVRTAANIDPSWIGTDADSVFSKAVGRRVHVMNDADAAGVAEMHYGAGRGNDGVVLLTTLGTGIGTALFMDGELLPNTELGHLELDGHDAETRAASSAREDEDLSWEEWAERLQRYYSHVEDLLWPDLIIVGGGVSKKADKYLPLLHTRAPIVPAMLKNDAGIIGAAWQAKHLG; this comes from the coding sequence ATGGGCAAGAAGCACGACGTCCTGGGGATCGACATCGGCGGCAGCGGCATCAAGGGGGCTCCCGTCGACCTCGAGGCCGGCGAGTTCGCCACCGAGCGCCAGCGGATCCCGACCCCGGAGGAGTCGACGCCGGACGCCGTCGCCGAGGTGGTCGCCGAGATCGTCACAACCTTCCACGACGACCTCGACAAGCACGCCCCGGTCGGCATCACCGTGCCCGCGGTCGTCCACCACGGCACCGTCCGGACCGCCGCCAACATCGACCCCTCCTGGATCGGGACCGACGCGGACAGCGTGTTCAGCAAGGCGGTGGGCCGCCGGGTGCACGTCATGAACGACGCCGACGCCGCGGGGGTCGCGGAGATGCACTACGGCGCCGGACGCGGCAACGACGGCGTGGTCCTGCTCACCACCCTGGGCACCGGCATCGGCACCGCGCTCTTCATGGACGGCGAGCTGCTGCCCAACACCGAGCTGGGGCACCTCGAGCTGGACGGCCACGACGCCGAGACCCGCGCCGCCAGCAGCGCCCGGGAGGACGAGGACCTGTCCTGGGAGGAGTGGGCCGAGCGGCTGCAGCGCTACTACTCCCACGTCGAGGACCTGCTCTGGCCCGACCTCATCATCGTGGGCGGGGGCGTGTCGAAGAAGGCCGACAAGTACCTCCCGCTCCTGCACACCCGGGCCCCCATCGTGCCCGCCATGCTCAAGAACGACGCCGGCATCATCGGCGCCGCCTGGCAGGCCAAGCACCTGGGCTGA
- a CDS encoding type IV toxin-antitoxin system AbiEi family antitoxin domain-containing protein produces the protein MKPALEGFLHTHHFAITTAEAASIGISREVLRLLVARKVLTRVGRGAYVQTSALEREPYDAGRHVLRVHALVRSRPEDWAASHLSAALLWGLPVPQVPLERLHVCHARPVGTSRRRSDYSVHLCPGEERITRVEGLPVVAAATAVVGTALQVPHGPAVAAMDAALHRGLVSPDDLVEQLHAWAHVPEVVGARLAVARADGRSESPGESLLRLILLDLGLTVIPQYVVRDGDVVVARVDLYLPELGVVLEFDGRLKYAGQDGRQALAAEKHREDRIRALGYGVGRLTWECLTQPAVVSGVVARAARSAHPHLIATRAS, from the coding sequence ATGAAACCGGCCCTGGAGGGCTTCCTCCACACCCACCACTTCGCCATCACCACCGCCGAGGCCGCCTCCATCGGCATCTCGCGGGAGGTGCTCCGGCTGCTCGTGGCCCGCAAGGTCCTGACCCGCGTGGGCAGAGGCGCCTACGTGCAGACCAGCGCGCTGGAGCGCGAGCCCTACGACGCCGGTCGGCATGTGCTCCGGGTCCACGCGCTCGTGCGCAGCCGGCCCGAGGACTGGGCCGCCAGCCACCTGTCGGCGGCGTTGCTCTGGGGGCTGCCGGTCCCGCAGGTGCCCCTCGAGCGCCTGCACGTGTGCCACGCACGCCCGGTCGGGACCAGCCGCCGGCGCTCCGACTACAGCGTGCACCTGTGCCCCGGCGAGGAGCGGATCACCCGGGTCGAGGGCCTGCCGGTCGTCGCTGCCGCGACGGCGGTGGTCGGCACCGCGCTGCAGGTGCCGCACGGGCCGGCCGTGGCGGCGATGGACGCCGCCCTGCACCGCGGGCTGGTCTCCCCCGACGACCTCGTGGAACAGCTCCACGCGTGGGCGCACGTCCCCGAGGTCGTGGGAGCCAGGCTGGCCGTCGCGCGGGCCGACGGCCGCAGCGAGTCCCCGGGTGAGTCGCTCCTGAGGCTGATCCTCCTCGACCTGGGCCTCACCGTCATCCCGCAGTACGTGGTCCGCGACGGCGACGTCGTCGTGGCTCGCGTGGATCTCTACCTGCCCGAGCTGGGGGTGGTCCTGGAGTTCGACGGGCGGCTGAAGTACGCCGGGCAGGACGGCCGGCAGGCCCTGGCGGCCGAGAAGCACCGCGAGGACCGGATCAGGGCGCTCGGCTACGGGGTCGGACGGCTCACGTGGGAGTGCCTCACGCAGCCCGCCGTGGTGTCCGGGGTGGTCGCGCGGGCCGCTCGGAGCGCCCACCCGCACCTCATCGCCACCCGGGCCTCGTGA